One region of Girardinichthys multiradiatus isolate DD_20200921_A chromosome 1, DD_fGirMul_XY1, whole genome shotgun sequence genomic DNA includes:
- the irf10 gene encoding interferon regulatory factor 10, which produces MDEGAKLHLKEWLVAQIESGKYEGLCWEDEDKTMFRIPWKHAAKKDYKQTEDAALFKAWAVYKGKYKEGRDKADPTMWKTRLRCALNKSTDFQEVPERNQLDITEPYKVYRIEQDVCLSKTAAHPQSKYVFNRVKLPPGSPGFPEKQFHCQKETFQAHKEEKPCADDLMREHMYCEVTEKKNQNQASAPKSFFSPALNITDFRMQVRLLYNGQTVTKVTTRSPDGCFILQGHVPLGNEQIYGPCTAQQLSFPSPGSVALPAFMTEAMNRLLCHLERGVLLWVAPDGVFIKRFCQGRVYWSGPLAQHTDKPNKLDREKTCKLLDIPTFLNALQNSLQGKGPTPSYGIELCFGEEFPDPNVPKTRKLIMAHVVPLFAVELLQRFSLRQTEEKHQNHTSNTQGKNMSAD; this is translated from the exons ATGGATGAAGGAGCCAAGTTGCACCTTAAAGAGTGGCTGGTAGCTCAGATAGAGAGTGGGAAATATGAAGGTCTGTGCTGGGAGGATGAGGACAAGACAATGTTCAGGATTCCCTGGAAGCACGCAGCCAAGAAAGACTACAAGCAGACGGAGGATGCTGCTCTTTTTAAG GCCTGGGCAGTGTATAAAGGCAAATACAAGGAGGGCAGGGATAAAGCTGATCCCACAATGTGGAAGACCCGACTCCGTTGTGCACTTAACAAGAGCACCGACTTCCAGGAGGTTCCTGAACGCAACCAGCTGGACATCACTGAGCCCTATAAGGTCTACCGAATCGAGCAGGATGTCTGCCTATCTAAGACAGCAG CTCATCCTCAGTCAAAGTATGTGTTCAACCGTGTAAAACTGCCTCCAGGGAGTCCTGGTTTTCCGGAAAAACAG tttcactgtcAAAAGGAAACGTTtcaagcacacaaagaagagaaACCATGTGCTG ATGACCTGATGAGGGAGCATATGTACTGTGAGgtaacagagaagaaaaatcaaaatcagGCTTCTGCTCCAAAAAGTTTCTTCAGCCCTGCACTGAATATAACTG ATTTTCGCATGCAggtgagactgttgtacaatgGCCAGACAGTGACGAAAGTGACCACACGGAGCCCAGACGGATGCTTCATCCTCCAGGGTCACGTTCCTTTGGGAAATGAACAGATCTATGGCCCCTGCACTGCCCAGCAGCTCTCTTTTCCCTCCCCGGGCTCTGTAGCTCTTCCGGCCTTCATGACAGAAGCAATGAATCGCCTTCTTTGTCACCTGGAAAGGGGTGTGCTATTGTGGGTGGCACCAGATGGTGTGTTTATCAAGCGCTTCTGTCAGGGCAGGGTGTATTGGAGTGGTCCCTTGGCCCAACACACTGACAAGCCAAACAAACTAGATCGAGAAAAGACCTGCAAGCTGCTGGATATACCCACGTTTCTAAATG CACTCCAGAACAGTTTACAGGGCAAGGGGCCAACACCTTCATATGGGATCGAGCTCTGCTTTGGGGAAGAGTTTCCAGACCCAAATGTACCTAAAACCAGGAAGCTCATAATGGCACAC GTGGTTCCCTTGTTTGCCGTGGAACTGTTACAGAGATTCAGCTTGAGACAAACTGAGGAAAAACATCAGAATCACACATCCAACACACAAGGAAAAAATATGTCAGCAGACTGA